GACCGCTCGGCCTGATCGCGGGCGGATTCCTTCTCTCGTCCGGTGTGCTGGGCGTGGGCCGCGTCATCCGCTTCGAGCTGTACGAGCGGTTCGCCGACCAGGACTTCGAGGTGCAGCTGAACACGCTGAGCCTCGTCACCTCGCTCATCGCCGGGATCGCCCTGCTCGCGGTCCTCGCCCGCAAGGGTGTCCGGCGGACCCCCAGCGCCCCCCAGGGCCCGTGGGGCGGCGCAGGCCCCTGGGGCGCCCCGCCGCCCGGCTACCCGCCCGCCCAGGCGGCCCCCGGGCAGCAGCCGGCCGCCCCCGGTTCCGGGCCCCCGCCCGCCTCCCCGCCGCCCCGCTGGTGAGCGGGTGACGGGGAGGACGGACCGGGCCCGGCGGAGGAGGCTCAGGCTCCGGTCAGACCCAGCGACCGCTTGAGGAAGTCCACCTGGAGCAGGAGCAGGTTCTCCGCGACCTGCTCCTGCGGCGTCATGTGCGTCACCCCGCTCAGCGGCAGCACCTCGTGCGGACGCCCGGCCGCCAGCAGCGCCGAGGACAGCCGCAGGGCGTGGGCGACCACCACGTTGTCGTCGGCCAGGCCGTGCACGATCATCATCGGCCGGACCTCGTCGGCGGCCTCGGAGAGACCGTCGTCGGTGAGCAGCGAGTTGTACGCGTACACCTCCGGCTGCGTCGCGGGGTCGCCGAGATAGCGCTCGGTGTAGTGGGTGTCGTACAGCCGCTGGTCCGTCACGGGAGCGCCCACCACCGCCGCGTGGAAGACGTCGGGCCGCCGCAGTACCGCGAGCCCCGCCAGGTAGCCGCCGTAGGACCAGCCGCGGATCGCCACCCGGGACAGGTCGAGCGGGAACCGCCCGGCGAGCCCGTGCAACGCCTCGACCTGGTCCTCCATGGTCATCACGAGGTTGTCCCGCACCGCCTTCTCCCAGGCCGGGGAGCGGCCCGGCGCGCCCCGCCCGTCCGCCACGACCACCGCGAAGCCCTGGTCCGCGAACCACTGCGAGGTCAGGTACGCGTTGTGGGCGGCGACCACCCGGCGGCCGTGCGGGCCGCCGTACGGATCCATCAGGACCGGAAGGGGACCATCCGCCTCCTGGTAGTCCGAGGGGAGCAGCACGGCGCACGGAATTCGGTGTGCGCCCCCCTCGGTGAGCGTCACGCGGGGGGAGAGCACCGGTTCCTGGGCGAAACTCGGGATCCGGGCCAGCCGCTTGCCGTCCCGCACCACCCACGCGGCGGCTCCGGGCTCCTCGGGGACGGCCGAGACCACGACCGAGAGACCGCCCGAGCGGACCGCGGAGTGCACGCCCACCCCTTCGGAAATCCGCTCGATTCCCAGCTCGTTCACCCGGTACACATGGATCTGCCCGATCTCCGGCTCGACCGCGTCCTCACCGGCCACCGCCGAGACCAGGATGTCGGACTCCCCGATGTCCAGCACCGACTGGACGTGCAGCTGCGACCCGGTGAGCAGCCGGTCCCCGACCGCCAGCACGCGCGCCCCGCCCTCGTCGACGATCCGCACCAGCCGCCCGTCCGGCGCCCACGCGGGCACCCCGGGGAAGATATCCAGCCACACCGGGTCCTCGTCGACGTGCACGATCCGGGTCGCACCGGTCTCCGGGTCCACCGCCAGATACTGCTGACTGCGCTGGTCCCGGGCCTGTACCAGCAGCAGCGGAGCACCCGCGGAGGACCAGTGCACCTGGACCAGGTACGGGAACGCGGCCCGGTCCCAGACCACTTCGGTACGGGCCCCCTCCAGGTCCATGACGTAGAGCCGCACCTCGGCGTTGGGCGTGCCCGCCGCCGGGTAGGCGATCTCGGCCGGCTTGCGCTCGGGATGCGCGGGATCGGCGATGTACCACCGCTGTACGGGGCTGTCGTCGGCCCGCGCGACCAGCAGCCGGTCCGACTCCGGCGACCACCAGAAACCCCGGTAGCGGTGCAGCTCCTCGGCCGCGATGAACTCGGCCAGACCGTAGGTGACATGGGAGTTCTCCGGCTCGGCCAGCGCCCGGTCGCCCTCGCCCCCCGCGCCCACGACCCGCAGCGCGCCCTTGGTCACGTACGCGATGTGCCGGCCGTCGGGGGACGGACGGGGGTCGATCACCGGGCCCGGCACCGGCAGCGCCCGCGCGGTCCCGGCCCGCAGTTCGGCCACGTACACCTTTCCGGACAGGGCGAACGCCGCCAACTCCGCCGCCGCGTCCACCGCGTAGGAGACGATGCCCGAGGACCCCTCCCGGGTCCGCTCGCGCCGGGCCCGCTCCTGCGCCGACAGCTTCTCCGCCGCACCGCCCAGCAGGGCTTCGGGATCGGCGGCGACCCGCTCCTCGCCGGTCGCCGGGTCGAGGACCCAGAGACGGGTGGAGCGGTCCGTTCCGGACATCGAGCGGAGGAAGATCACGCGCGTCTCATCCGGTGAGACGGTGAAGGCGCGAGGTGCGCCGAGAGTGAAGCGCTGGGTCCGTGCTTGCTGGCGGGGAAAGGACAGCTTCTGCGAGGTCATGGCTCCGAACTTAGCCTCGTACGGCGGTTCGTGCGCCCCTCGTGCTGCCGTGCCCCGATCAATGCCTTGGCACGGATAGTTATGATCCGTAGCGCTAGGTGGGTAGGAACCTGCTGGCTTCGCGTACCCCCGTTCCGACCGTCCGAACGTACCGATGGAGGTGAACCGCCGTGGCGCTCTCGATTTCGGCGGTAGTGCTGCTGGCGATCATCGTCTTCCTGCTGATCCGGAAGTCCGGACTGAAGGGAGGGCACGCGGTGGTCTGCATGCTGCTCGGGTTCTACATCGCGAGCTCGTCGGTCGCACCGACCATCTCCGATCTGACGACCAACGTGGCGGGGATGATCAGCAGCATCAAGTTCTGACCGCGCGCCGGGGGCGGGCCGGGGGGCCGTGAGGGCGCGGGGCACGGAGCGTGGAGGCACGGGGGGCCTCCGGGCTCGTAGGGTGGTCCCCATGAAGGACCTCCCCGCCCGCCGTCTGCTGCTGGTGCACGCGCACCCCGACGACGAGTCGATCAACAACGGCGCCACCATGGCCAGGTACGCGGCCGAGGGCGCCCACGTCACCCTGGTGACGTGCACGCTCGGCGAGGAGGGCGAGGTCATCCCGCCCTCGCTCGCCCGCCTCACCGCCGACCGGGACGACGCGCTCGGCCCCCACCGCGTCGGCGAGCTGGCCGCCGCGATGAAGGAGCTGGGCGTCGACGACCACCGCTTCCTCGGCGGGGCGGGCCGCTACCGGGACTCCGGGATGATGGGCGCCGAGCAGAACGGCCGCGCCGGCTCCTTCTGGTCCGCCCCGGTGGACGAGGCGGCCGCCCACCTCGTCGAGGTGATCCGCGAGGTCCGCCCCCAGGTCCTGGTCACCTACGACCCGGACGGCGGCTACGGCCACCCCGACCACATCCAGGCCCACCGCGTCGCGATGCGCGCCGCCGACCTGGCCGCCGACCCGGCGTACGGCTCCGACGCGCCGCACACCGTCGCGAAGATCTACTGGAACCGGGTGGAGCGGTCCGTGGTCGAGGCGGGCTTCGAGCGGCTGCGCACCACCGTCCCCGGGCCCTTCCCCGGTATCGCCTCCGTGGACGACGTCCCGGGCGTCACCGACGGGGAGCTGATCACCGCGGAGATCGACGGATCGGCGTACGCCGGGGCCAAGTCGGCGGCGATGCGCGCCCACGCCACGCAGATCGCGGTCGACGGCCCGTTCTTCGCCCTCTCCAACGACCTCGGCCAGCCGCTGCTGACGACCGAGCACTACCAACTGGTGCGGGGCGCACCGGGCGTGCCCGAGGGGACGCGCGAGAGCGACCTCTTCGCGGGCCTGCCTTCCGCTGAGGACGCTGAGGACGCTGCGGAAGGCGCGGTAGGTAGGGAAGTTGCGGACGTTACGGATATCGCGGGCACCACGGGAGGCGCGGCGTGAGCGGGAACCCGGGCAAGGGCCGTGGCCGCGCCGGTTCCTCCCACGCGCCGCGGCGGAACGCGCCGCCCAGGGAGCCCGGGCCCACCGGTTTCGCGGCCCGGCCGAACCCGGTCCGGATCGCCGCTTACGTGGGCTTCGCCGTCCTCGGCGTGCTGGTCGCGATCGCCGGCTCACTCGTCCAAGCCGCATGGTTCCCGGGCGGGTTGATCATCGCGCTGGCGGCCTCGGCCGGCCTCTTCTACGGCGGCCGGATCCTGACCCGCACCCAGATCGGCGCGCTCGCCCCGGCGGCCGGATGGTTCATCACGGTGTTCCTTCTGCTGAGCGGCCGGCCCGAGGGCGACTACGTCTTCGGCGACGAACTCGGCCTGGTGCTGTTCATGCTCGGAGGGACGGCCGTCGCTGTGATGTGCGCCACCACGTCCAAAGTGCCGCAATCAGCCATCCGCAGCGGCCGGTCCGGTACATGAAGTGCCAAGTCCGGGTCCGGAAAGACCCCCACAGGTGTGACGCACGGGTGGAGGTTTCACCCGGTCGCGGAGTGTCCGACGGCGGCGGCCAGTATGGTGGTGCGCGCGCCGAGCCGTCCCCTGGCCTGCGGCATGGGGGAAGTACGGGCGGCGGAGCCAATCGGGAGAACCTGCTTTGAGTCGTGAAACTGACAGTTCGTCCTCCGGGCCCCAGGGCCGCGGCGGAGCCGCGTACCCCTCGGGTACACCGCCGTACGGATCCCGCCAGTATCCGTCGCTCCACCCGTCGCAGGACGGCTCTGACGAGACCACGGAATCCGCGGCTCCGCCCCGGCCCGAGGAACCGAAGACCGAGACGACGCTGACGACGCGCATCCGGATCAACATCCCCGGGTCGCGTCCCATCCCGCCGGTCGTGATGCGTACGCCGATGGCGGAGAGCGACATCGCCGGCGGCCGTTCCGACGCGGAGCGCACCGGCGCCACCCCGCGCCCCGGCACGCCGCCGCCCGCACCCGGATCCCCGGACCGGTCCGCGGGCCCGAACGGCGCGGCGCCCGCGGACCGGTCCAGGGACGGCGGCCCGGCCGCCGATCCGGCGACCGGGGAGAAGCCGGCCAGGGACAAGAGCGGCAGCGACTGGTTCGCCCCGCGCAAGGCCTCGCCCACCGGGCAGGGTGCCGCCGCTCAGGGCACCGGTGCGCCCGGCGCCCCCGGCGGCGCACCTTCCGGCCCCGGCGGACCGGGTGCGGGCGGCCCCGGCGGCGCCCCTTCCGGCCCCGGCGGGTCCGACGGCGACGCGGGCCGCTCGCGTCCCGACCTGCCGTACTTCTCGGACGCCCCGCAGACCGGCGGCGGACCGGGCGCGTCCGCCCCCGGCCGCAGCGCGCTCGACGCCTACGGCACCGAGCCCCCCGGCGGAGGCCCGCGTTCCACCCCCGGCCTCGGGGTGCGTCCGCCCGGCGCGTCCGGTCCCTCCGGCCCCACCACGGGACCGGTCACCGGCAGTTCCTCGCTGACCCCGAACCTCGACGGCGTCCCGGGCCTCGGCGGCCCCGGCCCGATGGTCCCGGGCGCCCCCGGCGGCGTAACGCCCCGGATGTCCGACGACACCGCGATCCTCACGCCGCAGCCCCCGGCGCCCGAGCCCGGCCAGGTCTCCGGCGACACGCTGACCAGCGGCATCCCCGTGGTGCCCAGCGAGCCCCGCGCCGCGTTCCCGGGCGGTCCCGGCATGCCTGGCGGGCCCGGCGGTCCTGGCGGGCCCGGCGGTCCGGGCGGACCCGGTGTTCCCACGCCCGGCCCCGCCGCCCAGCGCCCCGCGCCCCAGGCCGCCGCCCCCGCTCCCGCGAAGAAGGGCCGCTCCAAGGTGGTCCTCCTCGGGGTGGCCGCGGTCGTGCTGCTCGGCATCGCGTACGGGGCGGGTCTCCTGCTGAACCACTCCGAGGTCCCCAAGGGCACCACGGTGCTCGGCGTCGACATCGGCGGCGGTACGAAGGAGGAGGCGGTCACCAAGCTCGAAGCCGCCCTCGGTGAGCGGGCCAAGACGCCCCTGACGCTGTCGGTGGACGGCAAGGAGGAGAAGCTCGACCCGGAGAAGGCCGGTCTCACCCTGGACAGCCAGGAGACCGTCCGCGGCGCGGCGGGCAGCGACTACAACCCCGTCTCGGTGATCGGTTCGCTGTTCGGCGGGGAGCGCCCCGCCGACCCGGTGATCCCGGTCGACGAGGAGAAGCTCGGCGTCGCGCTGACCGACCTGGCCGGCACGTCCGGCTCGGCCAACGACGGCACCATCCGCTTCGAGCCGAACAAGGCCGTGGCGGTGCCGGGCAAGCCGGGCAAGACGCTGGACGCCGGCCAGTCCCTGATCTCGGTCCGGGACGCCTACCGCGCCCAGGTGCAGACCGGGCAGGCCCGGCTGGTCGAACTTCCCGTCACCACCAGCGAACCCACCATCACCAAGGCCGAACTGGACCGGGCGATGAAGGAGTTCGCCGAGCCCGCGATGTCCGGCCTGATCACCATCAAGGCCGGTCCCAAGGAGATCCAGTTCGGCCCGGCCCGGTCGCTGCCGCAGATCCTCTCCATGAAGCCCGTGGACGGCCGGCTGGTCGACGTCTACGACAAGCAGGCGATCGACAAGCTCCTGGACGGCGTCTTCGACGGCGTCATGGCGGTCAAGGGCGACGGCAAGAAGTACCAGGTCGGCGCGGACGACGTGGCCCAGGCGATGAAGACCGCCCTGGCCGGGAAGACCCCCGTCGAGCGCACGGTCACCATCGACCTGACCGGCCAGGGCTGACCCCCGGCCCGGACAGCGCGCCACCCTCCGCCCCCGCCCGGGAACGCCTCCGGCCGGGGGCGGAGTCGTCGGCGGGTGCGCGGGTGCGCGGGTGCGCGGGTGCGCGGGTGCGCGGGTGCCGGGGGCCCGGGCGGAGAACGCGTCCGTACGCGGCGGAGCGGGACCCGGCGCTCACCAGCAGCCGGGCCCCGCTCCCGTATCGCTCCCGCCTCGGGGACTACGGGAAGTTCACGACCTGCGAGGGGATCGTGTCCGGGCCGGACGTGGGGGATCCGACGTCGTTGATCACATGCTCGTACTGACCGTTGCCGCCGAGCGAGACCACGATCAGGCTGTGGAACTTCACGCCGGGCTTCACCGGGGCCTTGAAGCCGTGTTCCTGGATGATGGTCGGGTCGACGTTGTAGTAGCAGTAGCTGCCCATGCCCCAGCCCTCGTGCTGGTCGACCGAGTCGTCGACGCGGTAGGCGGCGTAGCCCTTCGTGTCGCCGTTCTGGATGGCGGCCTGGTTGGGTGCGTCGTACGCCTTCTCGTTCTGGAAGAAGATCGTGCGGCCGCGCTCGCCGTACCACTCCACGTCGTACTTGTTGAAGTGCTCGACGAACAGGCCGGT
The nucleotide sequence above comes from Streptomyces sp. NBC_01116. Encoded proteins:
- a CDS encoding prolyl oligopeptidase family serine peptidase, whose translation is MTSQKLSFPRQQARTQRFTLGAPRAFTVSPDETRVIFLRSMSGTDRSTRLWVLDPATGEERVAADPEALLGGAAEKLSAQERARRERTREGSSGIVSYAVDAAAELAAFALSGKVYVAELRAGTARALPVPGPVIDPRPSPDGRHIAYVTKGALRVVGAGGEGDRALAEPENSHVTYGLAEFIAAEELHRYRGFWWSPESDRLLVARADDSPVQRWYIADPAHPERKPAEIAYPAAGTPNAEVRLYVMDLEGARTEVVWDRAAFPYLVQVHWSSAGAPLLLVQARDQRSQQYLAVDPETGATRIVHVDEDPVWLDIFPGVPAWAPDGRLVRIVDEGGARVLAVGDRLLTGSQLHVQSVLDIGESDILVSAVAGEDAVEPEIGQIHVYRVNELGIERISEGVGVHSAVRSGGLSVVVSAVPEEPGAAAWVVRDGKRLARIPSFAQEPVLSPRVTLTEGGAHRIPCAVLLPSDYQEADGPLPVLMDPYGGPHGRRVVAAHNAYLTSQWFADQGFAVVVADGRGAPGRSPAWEKAVRDNLVMTMEDQVEALHGLAGRFPLDLSRVAIRGWSYGGYLAGLAVLRRPDVFHAAVVGAPVTDQRLYDTHYTERYLGDPATQPEVYAYNSLLTDDGLSEAADEVRPMMIVHGLADDNVVVAHALRLSSALLAAGRPHEVLPLSGVTHMTPQEQVAENLLLLQVDFLKRSLGLTGA
- the mshB gene encoding N-acetyl-1-D-myo-inositol-2-amino-2-deoxy-alpha-D-glucopyranoside deacetylase, giving the protein MKDLPARRLLLVHAHPDDESINNGATMARYAAEGAHVTLVTCTLGEEGEVIPPSLARLTADRDDALGPHRVGELAAAMKELGVDDHRFLGGAGRYRDSGMMGAEQNGRAGSFWSAPVDEAAAHLVEVIREVRPQVLVTYDPDGGYGHPDHIQAHRVAMRAADLAADPAYGSDAPHTVAKIYWNRVERSVVEAGFERLRTTVPGPFPGIASVDDVPGVTDGELITAEIDGSAYAGAKSAAMRAHATQIAVDGPFFALSNDLGQPLLTTEHYQLVRGAPGVPEGTRESDLFAGLPSAEDAEDAAEGAVGREVADVTDIAGTTGGAA
- a CDS encoding DUF6113 family protein, which translates into the protein MSGNPGKGRGRAGSSHAPRRNAPPREPGPTGFAARPNPVRIAAYVGFAVLGVLVAIAGSLVQAAWFPGGLIIALAASAGLFYGGRILTRTQIGALAPAAGWFITVFLLLSGRPEGDYVFGDELGLVLFMLGGTAVAVMCATTSKVPQSAIRSGRSGT